A window of Taeniopygia guttata chromosome 25, bTaeGut7.mat, whole genome shotgun sequence genomic DNA:
CTAGGcacccaaattcccctttttgGGGCACAAATTCCCGATTTTTTTGGTCGAAATTCTCCCTTTTTGAAACCAAATCCCCCCTTTTCGGtccaaatttcccccttttcttgctcaaatccccttttttgggcccaaattctctctttttGGACCCGAATGCGCCTTTTGAGCCCAAACTTTCCCTTCCTGGACACAGATTCCTCCTTTTTGGGCCCAAATTCCCCTTTTAAGACCcaaattccatattttttttttttacccaaactcccgttttcaccccaaaatctcctttctTGGGCCCAAATTCCCCTTTTAAGACCcaaattccatatttttttttttaacccaaactcccgttttcaccccaaaatctcctttctTGGGCCCAAATTTCCCCCCTCGGATCTGCTGGGTTGGGCGGTACTTTCCGCTCTCTTTCGGGACTACATTTCCCATCGTCCCTCTCGCCGATTTCCGGTGTAAAGCCcgccttttccccttttctcctgaGGCGACTTCCGGCCGGGTGCCGCGCTGGCGCCGCCATGTTCCTGCAGTGCTAGGAGAACGAGGGCGGGGAGCGCGTCTACACCCTGCGGGTACCGGGCGCTTTTGGGGcgcttttgggggatttagggaGGACTCGGAGGGGACCCGCGGTGTTTGGGTGTCCGCGGTGCGGGCTGGGAGCGATGCGGGTCAGTTTGGCTGTGCTCAGGGGGGAATTTGGGCTCTCCCTGACGCTCAGTCCCCACAGAAGGTGTCCCCGGACGGGGTCCCCACACGCTTGGCGCACCCCGCCCGCTTCTCCCCCGATGATAAATTCTCCCGGCACCGCCTGGCTCTGAAGCGGCGCTTCGGGGTTTTGCCAACGCAGCGAGGCCGGACCCTGCTGTGAGGCACCCCAGAAATCCCCTGAGGAGCCCTGAGATGGCTCCGAGCTCCTGGGAGGGATCCCCGCCATGAGAGAAGGTCAAATCACAGTGCCAGCAGACTGCACGGAAATGAGGGGAAAGGAACGTtttaaagaggaggaaaaatgaaatattaaaggTCGAGGGTCTCTGAGTTTTGGTGACCAAATAACTTggggttttcttcctgttttgggggtatttttgtgtttttttgggtcTGGGGAGAGAATTTAGGGGTGCATTGGGGGAAGCGCTAACGGGGCTCTAAGGGGCGCGGGGGATGATGGGAGTTGTAGGCGCGGGTATAATGGGCTCAATGGGGCGCGGGGCATTATGGGCGATGGGGTCGCGGATATAACGGGCTCTATGGGGCGCGGGGGATGATGGGAGATGGAGTCGCGGGTATAATGGGCTCTATGGGGCGCGGGGGATGATGGGAGATGGAGTCGCGGGTATAACGGGCTCTATGGGGAGCGGGGCATTATGGGCGATGGGGTCGCGGGTATAATGGGCTCAATGGGGCACGGGGCATGATGGGAGATGGAGTCGCAGGTATAACGGGGCTCTGGGGCGCGGGAGATGATGGGAGATGGAGTCGCTGCTTTAAAGGGGCTAAGTGAGGCCGCGGGGCATCACGGGAAATGGATGCATGGCCGTAAGTGCGCGCAATGGGCGCCGCGGGGCATGATGGGAGCTGTAGTCCCGGAATTCTTTGTAACGGAGCAgttgggggtcctggagggcAGGTGTGGGTCTAcaggggcacctggggggaTTCTGTGGGGTCGGGAAGcccctgggggcacctggggaacTCTGAGGGGTCTCCGTGGGGCTCAGGACGTGACGGGAATTGTCGGGCCGGAACTCGGCTCTGAGGGGGTCTCTGTCGCCGCGGGGCATGACGGGAGCTGGACTCCTAGCTTTAACGCCGCTCCGTGCGTGCCGCGGTGCATGGTGGGATCTGTAGTCCCTTAGGTGGCGCTCGAAGGCCTCTGTGTGGTTTGGGGCATCTGGGCGTTCGAGGAGGCGTTCGGGGGTCCCGAATGGGCTCGGGGGGGCTCTCGGGGGTCCCGCAGGGTCTGGGGGGCTCCTGTGAGGCTCATGGTAGCGGATAAGGGGAGCGCTGTGGAGCGCGGGGCCTGACGGGACTTGTAGTTAGGCCGCCATGGAGCCGCTGTGCATGACGGGGCTTGTAGGCTCAAAGTCGCTAAAAGGGCGCCGACACCAGGCCCCGCCTCCAGGTGCTGTTCCCGGGTGCTGATTGGTTGCAGACAGTGATGGGCGGGAGCTTTAGCCAATGGGAGGCGGCAGAGGCGGGACCAGCCCATTcaacccctccagtccctcccagtaaaacccagttcatcccagtccaggCTAGttcctcccagtacagccccagtgcccctccagtccctcccagtgcagcccagtTTGCCCCTGTgcctcccagtatctcccagttCTACCAGTGCCACTCCCAGTtcgtcccagtccatcccagtttgtcccagtgcatcccagtgcCACTCCCAGTCTGTCTCAGTGTTCCCAGCATCCCCCAGTGtcactcccagttcatcccagtatcccccagttcatcccagtccttCCGCGGCCAAACCTCTCCCCCGCCCCCATATTTGGCCACGCCCCTTCCATTGGCCACGCCCCTCGTTCCGTGCCCCGCCCCCTCCCATTTCTCCCCCGCCCCCATTTCCAGTTCCCGCGGCTGCTCTGGGAAGGTGAGTGGAgccccagtgactcccagttcatcccagtaaccccccaGTAACCTCCCAAtaacccccccagtccctcccagtaactcccagtaaccccccagtaacatcccagtaaccccccatccatcccagtctctcccagtttgcccagttctCTCCCAGTAGTCCCCAGTTGGTCCCAGTcccccccggctccccccagtttgtcccagtttgtcccagtcccctccaccccctcAGGGATCAAAGGTGACGGAATGGAGTGGGAACAGCTCCGGGAACTGGTGATACTGGGAggtactggtttggactgggatggactgggagggaactgggagggactgggatggactgggagggactggtttgtactgggagggactgggaggatttcgggggttactgggaggaactgggccCAGTCCCAGCCCAAACTGGTTTAActggtgtcccctccccccccagtTCTGTCCCTGGCCAGAGGCGACACCCCGGTGAgtgactgggacaaactggggcaaactgggagggacagggacaaactgggagtgactgggatggAAAGCCcgaactggtttatactggtccatgctggtccatactggtccatactggtttatactggtccgtgCTGGTCCATACTGGcttatactggtttatactggtccgtgCTGGTCTCTCTGacccctcccttcccccccaGATGCCTCCAGTCCCTTCCAGTTCGGTGAGTGcgggaactgggagggactgggagggtccccaaagtgtccccaaggtgtccccaggtgttcccaaggtgtccccagggtgtccccaaggtacccccaggtgtccccaaggtgtcaccaggtacccccaggtgtccccagggtgtccccaaagtgtccccagggtgccccagggtgtccccaaggtgtccccaggtgtccacagggtgtccccaggtactcccaggtgtccccaacgtgtccccaggtgtccccaaggtacccccagctgtcccagtgtccctgtccctgtcccagactGGTGTCACCGGCGCGTCGGTGGTCTCGCGGTGGCCGCAGTGCTGAGCATGCTGGGGGTCGTCATCCTGCTCAGTGAGTGCCACccctgtcacctgtgtgtcacctgtgtcacctgtgtcacctgtgtgtcacctgtgtgtcacctgtgtgtcacctgtgtcacctgtgtgtcacctctgtgtcacctgtgtgtcacctgtgtgtcacctgtgtcacctgtgtgtcacctgtgtgtcacctgtgtgtcacctgtgtcacctgtgtcacccgtgtgtcacctctgtgtcacctgtgtgtcacctgtgtgtcacctgtgtgtcacctgtgtgtcacctgtgtcacctctgtgtcacctgtgtgtcccCTCAGGTGGGAAGTGCAAGTGCCGGAGCAAGGCCAGCTGAAACccggggacatttggggacattcggggacaatttggggacacttggggacatttggggtcatcgggggatttggggacgtTGGTGGATGACATCGGGGACactttttgggggatttggggacgttttggggaccttggggacactgagggggatttggggttgggggattggggacatcggggacatttgggggaaaCTTGGGGACAGTCTGGGGacacctcagtgtcccctcccctccctcgcAGGCACCGCCACCCCCCTCCCGGAGCTGTCACCTCTGGCTGGGACAGGTGAGTGTCCCCTctcccctggggacaccttggggacaccgcGGGACGGTGCCACCCCCTGACCACCCCCTCTCTCCGCAGGAGcctgagctgtccccaggtgtccccaaatgtccccaacagGTGACACCGGATGGGGGGGAGGGGTGGCATTGATTTCCCCGAAATGTccccagattttccccaaaatgtccccaagaAAGGCAATGAataaaaatgggtgaaaaaaaaatggattttggtcaccgggggaggggacacggggacggcGGGACAGCGGTggcaccgggaggggacacaaaggcttggggacatcggggCCATGGTGGTACCAGGAGGGGACGCTGAGGCcatggtggccttggggacatcggggcCATGGTGGCACcaggaggggacactgaggcaatggtggccttggggacgtTGGGTCAGTGGTGAacttggggacatcggggtgatagtggccttggggacatcagggcCATGGTGGCCTTGGGGATGTCGCGCGAGGGTGGCCTCAGGTCCCTGCTGGTGTCTGGTCAATGTCCCCGCGTCCCTCTGGTGACCGAGCCCACGGCGACGTCCCCACGTCCCTGCAGCTGCACGAGGCCGTGGTGGCACCGCTGTCCTCAcggtgtccccacagtgtccccaccttgtccccacggtgtcccttCACGCCCACATCTCCACAACATCAGGGTGGCCACCATGCCCACGTCCCACCAGATGCCACCACACATCCCTCCAGATGCCACCACATGTTCCCCTCATGCTCCTGATGTCCCCATCTCCACGGTGGACTGGTGGCCACCATCCTCGGCTGCCACCACAcgtcccctgatgtcccccagCCTCAGGGACACGACGGCAGCTCCGGGCATcccccggcggcgggcggccACTGGGCGCGCCTGGCCGTCCCCTCAGGTGCCGACGTCCTCGGTGACGTGGGCGTAGATCTGGGTGGCCCCCTTGAAGCTGGAGGCCACCAGGAAGTGGCGGTGGCCGACGGTGACGGGGACGAAGGCGCGGGGGGTGGGCGCGGGCAGGTCCTGGGCGGGCTCCAGGCGGCCGCCGGCGCCCAGGCGGAAGACGCGGCTCGGGGCAAAGTCGTTGCCCAGCAGGATGTAGCGGTGGCCGGCCAGGAGCAGCGGCTGGAAGACCAGAGAGCCGCGGGCCGGCACCTGCTGCACCTCGCGGAACATGGAGCCCTCCCAGCGCATCACCTGGAGATGGCGCGGGGTGGGGGGTCAGTGGTGGGACCATggggtgggttgggttgggtgggttgggtttggttggttggttgggttggtttggttggttgggtttggttgggatGGAGATGGCACCATTTGGTGGGTGGTGGCACCCTGGGGTGGGTGGTGGCACCGTGGGATGGAGATGGCACCATGGGATGGGTGGTGGGACAATGGGGTGGGTGGTAGCACAATGGGGTGGGTGGTGGCACCGTGGGATGGGTGGTGGGACCATGCGGTGGGTGGTGGCACTGTGGGGTGGGTGGTGGCACCATGGGGTGGGTGGTGGCACTGTGGGGTGGGTGGTGGCACCATGGGGTGGGTGGTGGCACTGTGGGGTGGGTGGTGGCACCGTGGGGTGGGTGGTGGGACCATGGGGTGGGTGGTGGCACCGTGGGTTGGGTTCATGGATCAGTGATGGCACCATGGGATGGGTGGTGGGACAATGGGGTGGGTGGTAGCACAATGGGGTGGGTGGTGGCACCATGGGGTGGGTGGTAGCACATGGGGTGGGTTGGGTTGCGGCCCTCCCTGCACTTCACCTGCACttggggtcaggggtcagaGGTGGGGCCTCGTGGCCCTGATGGGCCCCCATGGCCATGGGGTGGCCATTATCACCCTGGTGGCCCCACCTGTGACCACTCGTGGCCCCGATGCCCCCCCATGACATGGCCTTGATGGAACCCCATGGACCCATGACCCTGGTGACCCCCCATGACCCCATGACCTTGGGAACCTTCCATGACCACATGGCCTTGATGGAACTCCATGACCCTGGTGACCCTCCATGACCCCATGGCCTTGATGGACCTTCATGACCACACAACCTTGATGGAACCCCATAACCACATGACCTTGATGGACCCCCATGACCACACAACCATGATGGAATCCAATGGACCCATGACCCTGCTGACCCCCTCATGACCACATGACCTTGATGGAACCCCATAACCCCATGACCCTAATGGACCCCCATAACCCCGTGAGCTTGATGGACCCCCATAACCACACGACCTTGATGGACCCCCATAACCACACGACCTTGATGGACCCCCATAACCCCATGGCCTTGATGGACCCCCATAACCCCATGACCCCGCTGCACCCCCAATCCCTGCTGACCCCCCATGACCTTGCCggacccccacccacccccccacccaccACGACCCCACCACCCCCAAGCCCGCCGCCATCACCTTGGCGTCGCCCAGGAACCTGGTGAGGCACAGGAAGACGCTGCCCCGCAGGCGGAAGTGCTTGGCGGCGTAGGCGTCGGGCACGTGGGGGATGTCGGTGTGCGGCGCGAAGGCGTCGCCGCTCCAGCGGTAGACGAGCGGCCGGCGCGCGGCGCCGCAGAGCACCAGGGCCGGCCGCCCGCCCAGCTCCAGGAACTCCAGGTGGGTGTCGCGCTGCCACGGCCGCAGCGCCTGGTGCGGGTAGAAGCCGCCCGAGGCCCAGCGGAACACGGTGCTGGTGCCGCCCTTGGAGCTGTCGGCCACCCCCAGGTAGAGGTGCCCGGCCAGGCGCGCGGCGGCCACGGCGTGGGGCCGGCGCAGGCGGCCGGCGCCCAGGGCCTGGTGGCGCACGAAGGCCGAGCCGGGGCCGCCCGAGCGCCGCCACACCCAGGAGCCGCCGCCCAGCTgggccaccaccagcagcagggtgtCACCCAGCGGGACCGGGTGGCAGGCCACCGGTGAGGAGCCTGGGGGGACGGAGGGGACGTcggcggggacacgggggcagcagggacaccggggacagcagggacaccgggacagcggggacactggggatatcagggaccttggggacactggggacagcggggaccttggggacactgggaccttggggacaccggggaccttggggacatcagAGATGCTGGGGACCTTTGGGACCTTGGTGGTTATTGGAGGGCTcggggacatctggggacatttggggacatctggggacatttggggacctTTGAGCACCTTgaggaccttggggacatcggggcAATTCCTTTGTTCTCCCCCAAGGTCATTTTGGGGACCCTcagcccatttttggggtccccgagGCCATTTCTGGGGGGTCACCCCAACTCTTGGTGTCCTCGGGTCCCTCTTGATGTTCCTCACCCAACTTTAAccattcccaccccatttttaaccattcccaccccattttccccattcccaccccgtTTCCCCCATTTGTCCCATTTTTTCgcaattttctccatttttttccattttccccattcccccccatttctcccccttttccccaattttcttttattttcaccatttttctcccattttcccctccattttactccatttccccccaccccccctgttttttcccatttccccccatttattcactattttccccctttttccccattttacccTGTTTATCTCACTGTTGGTTATGATGGGGGAACAGAACCTCCcccctattttttttcattatttttccccccatttttgcccctttccccctctttttcttgttttttttttcactgttctatccctttttccccatttccctctatTTTATCCCGTTTTCCaccattttaaccccatttcccccatcaattcccatttttccccatttcctccttctttttcaacattttctccccgtttttctccatttccttcatttttccccaattttccccccatttcctccattttctcataattctttcaattttttcaccattttcccatttccacccttttaaaccattttttcagttttttccattcccccatttttccctatttttcccccatttccctatttcccccattttttccccatatccccccattttttattttttccattttacctgatttccccccttttccaccattttaaccccatttcccccatctactcccattttttcaccatttcctccttctttttcaacattttcttcccatttttctccatttcccccccatttctcccattttctcagagttctttcagtttttcaccattttcccatttccccccattttttccccatttccccattttccccccattttctcccatttccccccatttctctCGCTGTTCACGATGGTGGGCACACAGAACCtcccaccccattttcccctcatttcccccatttttccttcgtttttttcccattttcccccaatttttcccacttttcctcccattttcacCAATTtatcccccattttcccaatttccccccgtttttccctgtttccccttttctctcACCGCTGACGACGCTGTGGGCTCAGAATCCCCCCCCAAGCTGCTCCCACtcccaccccattttccccaatttccccaaatttttgccccatttccccattttccctcatttccccattttgctgcatttccctcattttttcgccatttcccccaatttttttgccatttccccccattttttcccacaatttttcccattttcccccgtttttcccccatttctctcACTGTTGAGGACGCTGTGGGCTCAGAACCTCCCCCCAAGCTGTTCCCactcccccccattttccccatttctcccccattttttc
This region includes:
- the LOC140680579 gene encoding leucine-rich repeat LGI family member 4-like isoform X2; translation: MPPLLLLGALLALSGGVPSVFGGVPVFGGVPKGGVACPGGCDCDRTNARCRGGAGGVPRGLPPGLATLSLLRWDIEELPQGSFRHLPALTLLSLADNLLQSLPRGLFQELPNLGHLDLRGNPLRCDCALRWLLRWLRARPGPGPEGGARCHGPAALAGTALALLGPRQLQCQRHELRPFQALPFSSLGAEPFALGGHPGVALAQPAAGACALLEWDQLGGSFRAQRVINGSSPVACHPVPLGDTLLLVVAQLGGGSWVWRRSGGPGSAFVRHQALGAGRLRRPHAVAAARLAGHLYLGVADSSKGGTSTVFRWASGGFYPHQALRPWQRDTHLEFLELGGRPALVLCGAARRPLVYRWSGDAFAPHTDIPHVPDAYAAKHFRLRGSVFLCLTRFLGDAKVMRWEGSMFREVQQVPARGSLVFQPLLLAGHRYILLGNDFAPSRVFRLGAGGRLEPAQDLPAPTPRAFVPVTVGHRHFLVASSFKGATQIYAHVTEDVGT
- the LOC140680272 gene encoding uncharacterized protein; translation: MEPLCMTGLVGSKSLKGRRHQAPPPANGRRQRRDQPIQPLQSLPVKPSSSQSRLVPPSTAPVPLQSLPVQPSLPLCLPVSPSSTSATPSSSQSIPVCPSASQCHSQSVSVFPASPSVTPSSSQYPPVHPSPSAAKPLPRPHIWPRPFHWPRPSFRAPPPPISPPPPFPVPAAALGSSVPGQRRHPDASSPFQFDWCHRRVGGLAVAAVLSMLGVVILLSTATPLPELSPLAGTGA